One region of Lytechinus pictus isolate F3 Inbred chromosome 8, Lp3.0, whole genome shotgun sequence genomic DNA includes:
- the LOC135155221 gene encoding uncharacterized protein LOC135155221: MTDGKQMENCLRLPDDQWPQYELQAGTCTSAGAEERRNVKAVMHIASPEVVDCTRVSSWRRLLRITAYVLRFARILKSKIQKNAVPDVEFTLTPSELSEAEKYWVIKAQQSLKPIYEKGEFKALTSFLDDEGVLRVGGRAENLRTSYESKHPAPLPSNHHVSFIITRHMHELGHHGIATTTAKTRIKFWILQGPKLAKTIKFKCVVCRMNDHKNETQMMADLPDMRMASFTPPFHFTAIDYFGPIAVKVSRNKTAKYYGVIFTCLNTRAVHLELAVDCSTM; this comes from the coding sequence ATGACAGATGGAAAACAGATGGAAAATTGTCTACGCCTGCCTGATGACCAGTGGCCACAATATGAATTACAGGCAGGTACATGTACTTCGGCTGGAGCTGAAGAGAGACGGAATGTGAAAGCAGTTATGCATATAGCAAGCCCTGAAGTTGTTGACTGCACAAGAGTATCCAGCTGGAGACGACTTCTAAGAATCACAGCATATGTCTTGAGATTTGCTCGAATTCTGAAGAGCAAGATCCAGAAGAATGCAGTACCTGATGTTGAATTCACTCTTACACCATCAGAATTGAGTGAAGCTGAGAAGTACTGGGTAATCAAAGCACAACAAAGTCTAAAACCAATATATGAGAAAGGTGAATTCAAGGCGCTAACTTCCTTTCTAGATGATGAAGGCGTGCTGAGAGTAGGTGGCAGAGCAGAAAACCTGAGAACATCGTATGAATCCAAGCATCCCGCTCCATTGCCATCAAATCATCATGTGTCATTTATCATCACCAGACACATGCATGAACTAGGTCATCACGGCATCGCCACGACGACTGCCAAAACTAGGATAAAGTTTTGGATTCTACAGGGACCTAAGCTAGCCAAGACAATCAAGTTCAAATGTGTAGTATGCAGAATGAATGATCACAAGAATGAAACACAGATGATGGCTGATCTTCCAGATATGAGAATGGCATCATTCACACCGCCATTCCATTTCACTGCCATAGACTATTTTGGACCAATAGCAGTGAAAGTGAGCAGGAACAAGACGGCTAAATACTATGGAGTAATATTTACCTGCCTGAATACTAGAGCCGTCCACCTAGAGTTAGCTGTTGATTGTTCAACTATGTAG
- the LOC135154871 gene encoding uncharacterized protein LOC135154871 has translation MNASDFESKLGIMTKDIGDLSMAMYYLGSHEPIRGYGRDIEDFRELQDSTRLDAVVYVKGVLPVATKFVSKTSDIFHLYKDLDYKDWYKRLEYIIQEVKRCKALSQTLLAMHEELLVSLKRNEDQAKIIIEKFRNLQREYRDRETEYETTADRKKKWAIGLAFVPGVNLIASTILKVRSRRDREKALNWAVLRRSEERKIEESYKSLIPNLQRFIRSLEDTAGFFQGMEQELEEYECKYSHVRKSKNKLYFTMMKFQATTICDKCEKFSSAPLAIPTTQDDVRHVRKWRQEQKDKFMHRYTDDDVNTCVINAITMF, from the coding sequence ATGAATGCAAGTGATTTCGAAAGCAAACTGGGAATTATGACTAAAGACATTGGCGATTTATCGATGGCAATGTATTATTTGGGTAGTCATGAGCCAATTAGAGGTTACGGTAGAGACATCGAAGACTTCCGAGAACTCCAAGACAGCACTCGCCTCGACGCAGTGGTCTATGTGAAAGGTGTGCTGCCAGTAGCCACCAAATTTGTTTCCAAAACCAGCGATATCTTTCATTTGTATAAGGATTTAGATTACAAAGATTGGTATAAAAGATTGGAATATATCATCCAGGAAGTAAAGCGTTGTAAGGCACTGAGCCAAACCCTCCTTGCAATGCACGAAGAGTTGTTGGTTTCTCTGAAGAGAAATGAAGATCAAGCCAAAATCATCATCGAAAAATTTCGCAACCTGCAACGTGAATACAGAGATCGAGAAACAGAATATGAAACAACggcagatagaaaaaaaaagtgggcaATTGGGCTCGCATTTGTTCCAGGTGTCAATCTCATCGCCAGCACAATATTAAAAGTAAGATCGCGAAGGGATCGCGAAAAAGCACTCAATTGGGCAGTATTAAGAAGGAGcgaggaaagaaaaatagaagaaagCTACAAATCTCTCATTCCCAACCTACAAAGGTTCATTCGTAGTCTTGAAGACACGGCTGGCTTTTTTCAAGGAATGGAACAGGAACTCGAGGAATATGAATGCAAATACAGTCATGTTCGAAAATCAAAGAACAAGCTTTATTTCACAATGATGAAATTTCAAGCCACTACAATATGTGATAAATGTGAAAAATTCTCCTCTGCCCCTCTTGCGATTCCAACCACCCAGGACGATGTGCGACATGTAAGAAAATGGCGCCAAGAGCAGAAGGACAAATTCATGCACAGATATACGGATGATGATGTTAATACATGTGTGATAAATGCCATCACAATGTTTTGA